Proteins encoded together in one Pseudomonas arsenicoxydans window:
- a CDS encoding amino acid ABC transporter ATP-binding protein — protein sequence MRSIVKAVSLNKYYDQYHALKDINIEVEQGEVLCIIGPSGSGKSTLLRCVNQLEKIDKGGLWVDGELVGYRIAGNKLHELNESQIARQRLATGMVFQRFNLFPHMTVLQNIIEGPCQVLKRSPKEATEEAVELLARVGLADKRNSYPIELSGGQQQRVAIARALAMRPKLMLFDEPTSALDPELVGEVLSVMRDLAQTGMTMIVVTHELGFAREVSNRMVFMDGGQIVEAGSPEEILISPQNPRTQSFISAVRT from the coding sequence ATGAGAAGCATCGTCAAGGCCGTGAGCCTGAACAAGTATTACGACCAGTACCACGCGCTCAAGGACATCAATATCGAAGTCGAGCAAGGCGAAGTGCTGTGCATCATCGGCCCGTCCGGTTCCGGCAAAAGCACCTTGCTGCGTTGCGTAAACCAACTGGAAAAGATCGACAAGGGCGGCCTTTGGGTCGACGGCGAACTGGTCGGTTACCGCATCGCCGGCAACAAGCTGCATGAACTCAATGAATCGCAAATTGCCCGTCAGCGCCTGGCCACCGGGATGGTGTTCCAGCGCTTCAACCTGTTCCCGCACATGACGGTGCTGCAAAACATCATCGAAGGGCCGTGCCAGGTGCTCAAGCGTTCGCCCAAAGAGGCGACCGAAGAAGCTGTGGAACTGCTCGCTCGCGTCGGCCTGGCCGACAAGCGCAACAGCTACCCGATCGAGCTCTCGGGTGGTCAGCAACAACGTGTCGCCATTGCTCGCGCATTGGCCATGAGACCCAAGCTGATGCTGTTCGATGAACCCACTTCGGCACTCGACCCGGAACTGGTCGGTGAGGTGCTGTCGGTCATGCGCGATCTGGCGCAAACCGGCATGACCATGATCGTCGTCACCCATGAACTGGGCTTCGCCCGTGAGGTTTCCAACCGCATGGTGTTCATGGACGGCGGGCAGATCGTGGAGGCTGGAAGCCCCGAAGAAATACTAATAAGTCCGCAAAACCCACGCACCCAAAGCTTCATTTCTGCCGTTCGAACCTAA
- a CDS encoding amino acid ABC transporter permease yields the protein MSQTQAERLQSERKLAENQFDITQYDHVPRRYYGRIFFATVIVIAIIGLVRAFAEGKIEWSYIGQFLTSQAIMWGLLNTIVMAVLAMALGIVFGVITAIMRMSANPILRYVAVTYTWLFRGTPLILQLLLWFNLALIFPTIGIPGLFELDTVSLMTPFVAALLGLSINQGAYTAEVVRAGLLSVDTGQYEAAKSIGMPRLQALRRIILPQAMRIIIPPVGNEFIGMVKMTSLASVIQYSELLYNAQNIYYANARVMELLIVAGIWYLATVTVLSFGQSRLERRFARGAGKRS from the coding sequence ATGAGCCAGACTCAGGCAGAACGACTCCAGTCGGAGCGCAAACTGGCGGAAAACCAGTTCGACATTACCCAGTACGATCACGTGCCACGGCGTTACTACGGGCGGATCTTTTTCGCCACGGTGATCGTCATCGCGATCATCGGCCTGGTGCGGGCCTTCGCCGAAGGCAAGATCGAATGGTCGTACATCGGCCAGTTCCTCACCTCCCAGGCCATCATGTGGGGTTTGCTCAACACCATCGTCATGGCGGTGCTGGCGATGGCCCTGGGCATTGTCTTCGGGGTCATCACCGCGATCATGCGCATGTCGGCCAACCCGATCCTGCGCTATGTGGCCGTGACCTACACCTGGCTGTTCCGCGGTACGCCGCTGATCCTGCAACTGCTGTTGTGGTTCAACCTGGCGCTGATCTTTCCCACCATCGGCATTCCCGGCCTGTTCGAGTTGGACACCGTGAGCCTGATGACGCCGTTCGTGGCCGCCCTCCTCGGCTTGAGCATCAACCAGGGTGCCTACACCGCCGAAGTGGTGCGCGCCGGCCTGCTCTCGGTCGACACCGGCCAGTACGAAGCGGCCAAGTCGATCGGCATGCCGCGCCTGCAAGCGCTGCGTCGGATCATCCTGCCGCAAGCCATGCGGATCATCATTCCACCGGTCGGTAACGAGTTCATCGGCATGGTGAAAATGACCTCCCTGGCGAGCGTCATCCAGTACTCGGAATTGCTCTACAACGCACAAAACATCTACTACGCCAACGCCCGCGTCATGGAGTTGCTGATCGTCGCCGGTATCTGGTACCTGGCCACCGTCACCGTACTGTCCTTTGGTCAAAGTCGTCTGGAGCGTCGTTTCGCTCGCGGCGCCGGCAAGCGTTCTTGA
- a CDS encoding ABC transporter substrate-binding protein has translation MKNFVIPAVLAGLMASSFTFAAELPASIKAKGEIVVAIMPNYPPMDFKDPATNTLTGLDYDLGNALAERLGVKIKWQETGFEQMINALTTDRVDMVLSGMTDTAERQASVTFVDYFTSGPQFYTLQKNKDFNEITDLCGKKVGTSRRTTFPAEIAEWSKANCEAAGKPAINVIGTEGSADARAQLRQSRIDAAMQGSETLPYLKTQEKDMYKTVGLPISQQFTGLGVSKKKPELSEAVKVALQSMIDDGTYQTILKKWDLELGAIKTVTVNAGK, from the coding sequence ATGAAGAACTTCGTTATCCCCGCAGTACTCGCAGGCCTGATGGCTTCCAGCTTCACCTTTGCCGCCGAATTGCCGGCCAGCATCAAGGCCAAGGGCGAGATCGTCGTCGCGATCATGCCGAACTACCCGCCAATGGATTTCAAGGACCCGGCCACCAACACCCTCACCGGCCTCGACTATGACCTGGGCAATGCCCTGGCCGAGCGTCTGGGCGTGAAGATCAAATGGCAGGAAACCGGCTTCGAGCAAATGATCAATGCGCTGACCACCGACCGCGTGGACATGGTGCTGTCGGGCATGACCGACACCGCCGAACGTCAGGCCAGCGTGACCTTCGTCGACTACTTCACCAGCGGTCCGCAGTTCTACACCCTGCAAAAGAACAAGGACTTCAACGAGATTACCGACCTGTGCGGCAAGAAAGTCGGCACCAGCCGCCGCACCACCTTCCCGGCGGAAATCGCCGAGTGGAGCAAGGCCAACTGCGAAGCCGCCGGCAAGCCTGCGATCAACGTGATCGGTACCGAGGGTTCGGCCGATGCCCGCGCGCAACTGCGTCAGAGCCGTATCGATGCCGCGATGCAGGGCAGCGAAACCCTGCCGTACCTCAAGACCCAGGAAAAGGACATGTACAAAACCGTTGGCCTGCCGATTTCTCAGCAGTTCACCGGGTTGGGCGTGAGCAAGAAAAAGCCTGAGTTGAGTGAAGCCGTGAAGGTTGCGCTGCAAAGCATGATCGACGACGGCACGTACCAGACCATCCTGAAGAAATGGGACCTGGAACTGGGCGCGATCAAAACCGTGACCGTCAACGCTGGGAAATAA